Part of the Angustibacter luteus genome, AGCAGCAGGCTGGCCAGCGCGGCGACGGCGTAGCCGACCACGGGCACCAAGCCGGCCGTGAGCATGGCGTCGCGCAGCGAGTCCGGGGTGTACGTCGTCCCGACCACGCCGAAGAACACGACGCCCACGACGGCCACCCCCAGGGCTGCGCCGACCTGCTGCACGGTGCCGTAGGCGCCCGAGGCAGCGCCGGCGTCGCCGGTGGGCACGGTGGCCAGCGCGACGTCGATCAGCGGGACCACGAGCAGCCCGAGCCCGATCCCGGCGAGCAGCAGCGGGGGCACCACGTCGAGGGTGCGCAGCCCGTCCGCCTGCGCCCGGACCACCAGCAGCGTCCAGACCACGGCGAGGGACTGCATCGCGCCGCCGGCGACCATGACCAGCTTGCCGACCTTGACCCCCAGCGGCACGGCCACGGCGACGCCCACGAAGGCGCCGAGGCTGAACGGCAGCAGCGTCAGCCCGGCGTGCATCGCGGTGAAGCCGAGCCCGGTCTGCAGGTAGATGACGGTGATGAGGGCGAACGCCGCCATGGCGCCCTGGAAGGTGGCCTGGGTGACCAGGCCGGCCGAGAAGCCGCGGTTGACGAACAGGTGCATCGGCAGCAGCGCCGACCCGTCGCCGCGCTCGCGGCGACGCTGCTGGACGACGAACACCGCCAGCAGCCCGAGACCAGCTGCTTCCATCGCCCAGATCCAGGCGGGCCAGTCCAGCTGACGGCCCTCGATGATCGGGTAGACCACACCCAGCAGCCCGGCACTGGCCAGGACGACGCCCACCAGGTCGAGGCGCAGCGGCTGCTCGGAGCGGGTGTTCGGCACGAACCGCAGGGCCAGGACCACCAGAGCCAGCCCGATCGGCAGGTTGATCAGGAAGACGCTGCGCCAGCCGATGCCGAACGCGTCGCTGCTGATCATCCAGCCGCCGAGCACCGGCCCGATCACCGCGGACAACCCCGAGACCCCACCGATGACCCCGTAGATCGGCGCGCGCTCACGCGGCGCGAACAGCGCCTGCACCGAGGACAAGGCCTGCGGCACCATCAGCGCGGCGAAGGCGCCCTGCACGACCCGGGCGCCGACCAGCACCTCGGGCGATGGCGCCACGCAGGCCAGCGCCGAGCCGACGGTGAAGCCCAGCACGCCCACCACGAAGACCCGCTGCCGACCGTAGATGTCGCCCAGCCGGCCTCCGGTGACCAGCAGCACGGCGAACGCCAGCAGGTAGCCGCCGACGGTCCACTCCAGCGCGGCGGGTGTGGCGTGCAGGTCGGCCTGCAGGCTCGGCAGGGCGACGTTGACGATGGTCGCGTCCATCAGGTCCATGAAGGACGCGAAGATGAGCACCCCGATCGCCAGCCCTCGGCTTCGTCCCATCACGTCGTCCTCTCGCCTGCGTTACCCTGGAAGGCGGGAAAGTCCCACTCAGGGACTTCTCCACATCGGAATCTTTCCGATGTGGAGAGATCGTAGGGAAGGGCGGCCAGGTTGTCCAGTCCGTCACCGCGCGCCGAGGCCACCGAGCGCATCGCCCTGCACATGCAGGAGGTGATCGCCGCGGCCGTCCTCACCAATGAGCGGATCGCGCGGCTGATCGGACTCAACGTCGTGGACTTCCAGACCTTCGGTGTCCTGCTGCGCCAGGGCTCGCCGATGACGCCCGGCGAGGTCAGCGCGGCCACCGCGCTGCCGTCCAGCACCACCACCCGGGTGCTCGACCGACTCGAGGCGAAGGGCATGGTGCGCCGCGAGGCCGACCCGGACGACCGGCGCAAGGTGCTGGTGCACGCACTGCCGTTCGAGGACGCCCAGGTAGGGCAGGCCTACGGCCAGATCATGAAGGAGATGGCCGAGGTGCACGAGGGCTTCAGCCTGGCCGAGCTCGCGATCGTCGAGCGCTACCTCGCGTCCATCACGTCGATCCGCTAGCAGCCCTCGGGCCCGCACACCTCGGCCTCGGACGACGCGTCGGACGCGACGACGCCCAGCGGGCTGACCAGCGCGGGCCGGCGCTCGTCCCAGGCCTGCTTGAGCGCCTGCTCGAACAGCTCGGCAGGCTGCGCGCCGCTCACCCCGTACTTGCGGTCGATCACGAAGAACGGCACGCCGTTCGCGCCCAGGGCGGCCGCCTCAGCGGCGTCGGCGTCGACGTCCGCGGCGAACTCCTGCGACGCGAGCACCGCGCGCACCCGCTCGGCCGGCAGCCCGACGTCGGTGCCCAGCGTCGCGAGCACCTCGTGGTCCCCGACGTCGAGCGTCTCGACGAAGTAGGCCGACAGCAGCCGCTCCTTCAACGCGTCCTGAGCGCCCGGCGCGCCCTCGGCGTGGGCCAGGTGCAGCAGCCGGTGCGCGTCCACGGTGTTCACGAGCTTCGCGTCGTCCAGGTGGTAGTCGAGCCCGTCCTGGGCGGCGACCTCGCTGACCCGGGCGTTCATCGCCAGCCCGTTCTCGCGGCCGCCGCCGTACTTGCGTCCCAGGTGCGTCGCGACGTCCTCGGTCGACACCCGGGGCGCGGTCGGGTCCAGCTGGAAGGACCGCCAGGTGACCTCGACCGGGACGCCGGACGTCACCGCCGCGGCCTCGAACCGGCGCTTGCCGATGTAGCACCAGGGGCACACCACGTCCGACCAGATCTCGACCTGCAGCGCTTCGCTCATGCTGGGGCCAACGCCGCCGGGCGCCCCGGTTACTCCCCCGACCTGGTGTGATCTAGGCCGCGACGCCGAGGAACTCCTCCCACAGCGGGTCCACGGCCTCGGCCCCACGCAGCGCCCACACCGGACCGGCCGGCGCGTGCGGGCGCACCTGCAGGCGCCAGCCGAGTTCGTCCGGCGTCCGGTTGCCCTTGATGCCGTTGCAGCGCAGGCAGCAGGCCACGAGGTTCTCCCAGGTGTCCGCGCCGCCCCGCGAGCGCGGCAGGACGTGGTCGACCGTCGCTGCGTGACCGCGGCAGTAGGCGCAGCGCTGCCCGTCGCGGCGCAGCACCCCGCGCCGGCTGACCGCCACCGCCCGGCGGCGCGGCGCCCGCACGTAGCGGACCAGCAGGATGACCGAGGGGGTACTCAGTGTCACCCCGTGGCGGTGCAGCGACCCGGGGCTGCGGATCGGTTCGCCGGTGTCGGCCAGCACGGTGGCCTTCCCCGCGAGGACGAGCACGACGGCCCGCTTGAACGAGACGACGGACAGCGGCTCGTAGCCGGCGTTGAGCACGAGCGTGCGCATGGCGCGCCCCTCTCTCGCCGGCGGGGCCCAGCTGGCATGCGGGACACGTCGGCGTCCACGGGTCCGCCCGGATTGACGGCCCACGCGTCAGGGTAAGCGCCCGTACGTGGTGCGGTCACGCACATATGGGCATCGGAAACGCGAGAGCCCGGATCCACTCGGATCCGGGCTCGACGCTGGGGCGGGTCGTGGCTGCTGGTCAGCCGACCCGGCCGAACGTGGCGCTGCTGGAGTAGATGGCCCGCTTGGTGACCGACTCGCCGGTGCGCGGGGAGTCCCACATCATGCCGTTGCCGGCGTAGATGCCCACGTGACCCGGGAAGAACACCAGGTCTCCGGGGACGGCCTCGCTGCGCGAGATCCGGGTGGTGGCGCCGCGCTGGGAGTCCGACGTCCGGGGCAGGTTGATGCCCACCTGGGCGAACACGTACTGGGTGTAGCCCGAGCAGTCGAAGCCGGCCGGGGTGGTGCCGCCGTACTGGTACGGGGTGCCGGCGTAGCGGGCGGCGATCGACAGGACCGCAGCACCGAACTCGGCCGAGCCGGGGTCGCCCGCCTTGATGTGCACGGGGGCGATCGCGGTGCGCTGGGTGTCGCGGCTGACCCGCTGGGTCGTGCGCTCGCGCACCTGCAGCACGGCGGCCTTGGCCTTCGCCTTGGGCTTCGGCTTGGCCTTCGCGGTGAACCCGATGTCGCCGAAGGACGGGGCCTTCGCGACGCCGTCGACGAACGCCGTGGGGACGGCGGACGACAGCTGGGTCGCGGTGCCCGGCTCAGCGGTGCTGGACGACGCGTCGGTAGTGGCCGGGGTCGCGGCGTGCGCCTGCAGGCCCAGGGAGGCCACGAGGCCACCGGAGACGGCCAGGACCGCGGAGGTCTTGGCGACAACGGCGGCCGGGCCAGAGGACTGGACGGCGGCGAGGACGGGCGAGACGGGCGTGGGCTGGCGGTGCCGCCCAGCAGAAGTCATGGTCACAGGGTGGTGCCTCTCCGACGCCTTCGAGGTGAGCTGTCGGGTTCGGGTGGAGAGTTATCACCCGGCCGGTCCCTGCACCTGGACCCCCTGGCCCACGTGCCGGTACCGGCTTCACCCCAAGGTCGGCTGCGAATGGCTTCCGCGCCGACCACAAGTGGTTCCCCCGCCTCTGCCAGACGGTGTCGAACGTTCCTCGCGCGCGGTGGCAGAGCTCGGCGTCCGCGTTGAGGACCTCCGGACAGGGACCGGAGGCACGTGCCAACCTACACAGCCCGGGTGGGGTCTGTCACCCCGTCGGCGCGTCGCGTTCACCCAAAAGTTGCGGGCCAGGCAGATCTCTGACACATGGCGGCCCGGAACTCACGAAAACGGACTGCTCAGGACGCTCAGGACGCGGTGACGAACACGTGCTCGGCGATCTGGTGCTGGACCTCGACCTCGTCGCCGTCCGCGGCGTTGACCATCAGGTGGGTGCCGTCGACCCGCACGTGCACCGTGCGCCCCGGCCGCAGCCCCGCGGCGTGCAGCATCGACAGCACCGTCGGGTCGGCCTGGGCCGGCTCGCCGATCCGGTGCACCACGAACGTCTCGCTGGCCGGTCCGGCCACCTCGGTGAGCTGGCGCAGCCCCTCACCGAGGAACAGCTCGCCCTCGCCCAGCTCGCCCAGCTCGTCCAGCCCCGGGATCGGGTTGCCGTACGGAGATACCGTCGGGTGGTCCAGGATCTGCAGCAGCTTGAGCTCGACCCGCTCGCTCATCACGTGCTCCCAGCGGCAGGCCTCCTCGTGCACGTACTCCCACTCCAGACCGATGACGTCGACCAGCAGCCGCTCGGCCAGCCGGTGCTTGCGCATCACCCGGGTGGCCTTGGCCCGCCCGTCGGCGCTGAGCTCCAGGTGCCGGTCGCCGCTGACGTGCAGCAGCCCGGCCCGCTCCATCCGGGCCACGGTCTGGGACACGGTGGGACCGCTGTGGTTGAGGCGCTCGGCGATCCGCGCCCGCAGCGGGACGATGCCCTCTTCCTCCAGCTCGAAGATCGTCCGCAGGTACATCTCGGTGGTGTCGATGAGATCGCTCACGCCGTCCCCGTCTCCCTCGTGGTTCGCACGGCCTTGAGCGTACGCGGTCCCGCCGTCATTCCCGACCGCGTCAGCAGCGGGCACGGGCGGCCTCCTCGACCTAGCGTGGCCGGGTGCCCGACACCGTGCTGTGGCTGCGCCGCGACCTGCGCCTGCACGACCACCCCGCCCTGCACGCCGCCGCCCAGGCGGCCGACGGCGGCCGGGTCCTGCCCCTGTTCGTCCTGGACCCCACCCTGCTGCGCGCCGCTGGGGCGCCCCGGCGGGCCTGGCTGCTGCGCTCCCTGCGCTCCCTGGACGCCGACACCGGCGGCGCGCTCGTCGTCCGGCACGGCGACCCGTCCCAGGTGGTCCCGCAGGTCGTCCGCGAGCTGGGCGCGTCGTCCGTGCACGTCAGCGCCGACGGCGGCCCGTACGGGCGGCGCCGGGACGACGACGTCACCGGCGCGCTGGACGTCCCCCTCGTGCGCACCGGCACGCCGTACGCCGTCGGCCCCGGCTCGGTCACCAAGGCCGACGGCACGCCGTACCAGGTGTTCACCCCGTTCTCCCGCGCCTGGCACGAGCACGGCTGGCCCGCCCCGGCCGGCCCGCCGCCGACCGGGCTGCGCTGGGCCCGCACCGTGCCCAGCGAGGAGCTGCCCGACGACCCCGACCTGGCCGGGGTGCAGCTCCCCGCTGTCGGCGAGCACGCCGCGCACGAGCGGTGGGCGGCCTTCCGCGACGAGGGGCTCGCCGACTACGCGAGCGCCCGGGACCGCCCGGACCTGTCCGGGACCTCGAGGCTGTCCGCGCACCTGAAGTACGGCGAGATCCACCCGCGGACGCTGCTCGCCGACCTGAGCCGCCGGCGCGGGGGCGGCGCCGCGACCTTCCGGTCCGAGCTGGCCTGGCGCGAGTTCTACGCGGACGTCCTGTGGCACCACCCGAGGTCGGCCCGCGAGTACCTGCGTCCCGGCTATGCCGCCATGGCGTACGACCGCCCGGACCAGGAGGCGGTCGACGCCTGGCGCGAGGGCCGCACCGGGTTCCCGCTGGTGGACGCCGGGATGCGCCAGCTGCTCGCGACGGGGTGGATGCACAACCGGGTGCGGATGGTGACCGCGAGCTTCCTGGTCAAGGACCTGCACGTGGAGTGGCAGCACGGCGCCCGGCACTTCCTGCGCTGGCTGTGCGACGGGGACCTGGCCAGCAACAACCACGGCTGGCAGTGGGTGGCCGGCAGCGGGACGGACGCCGCGCCGTACTTCCGGGTGTTCAACCCGGTCGCCCAGGGGCTGCGGTTCGACCCGGACGGCGAGTACGTCCGCCAGTGGGTGCCCGAGCTGGCGCACCTGCCGGGCGCCGCCGCGCACGAGCCCTGGAAGGCCGACGACGGCTACACCGGCGGCTACCCGCAGCGGATCGTCGACCACGGCGAGGAGCGGGCCGAGGCGCTGCGGCGCTACGCCGACGTGCGCGGCTAGGTTGACTGCGTGACCACGCCTGCGCTGCCCGACCTCGTCGTGCCGAGCCGGTTCAACGGACCGCCGCACTCGGGCAACGGCGGCTGGACCTGCGGCGCGCTGGCCACGATGCTGCCGGCTGCCGACCTCGGGTCCACGTCGCCCGTCGTCCAGGTCCGGCTGAGCGCTCCCCCGCCGCTCGACGTCCCGATGCAGGTCGCTGGGCGCGAGGGATCGGTGACGGCGTCCGACTCCCGTGGGCCGGTGGCGACGGCGGTCGCCGTCCCGAGCCCGTTCACGGCGGCGGCGCCGGAGCCGGTGTCGTGGGAGGTCGCGTCGGCCGCCGAGGCGCGCTACCGAGGGCTCGCGGACCACCCGTTCCCGACGTGCTTCAGCTGCGGCACCGCTCGCGACGACGGGCTGGGTCTGCGGCCCGGCCCGCTGCTCGACCGGCCGGACGTGACCGCGTGCACCTGGACGCCGGACGGCTCGGACGGCTCGGACATCGGCGGTCCGGTGACCTGGGCCGCGCTGGACTGCCCGGGCGGGTGGTCGGTCGACCTGGCGGGGCGCCCGATGGTGCTGGGCACGATGACGACCCGCCTGGACGCCGCACCGCGGGCCGGGCAGCGGCACGTCGTGATGGGCCGGGTGCTGCGGCAGGAGGGGCGCAAGGCCTGGACCGAGACCGCGCTGTACGCCCTCGGGCGATCGGACGCCGCGCCCCGGCTGCTGGCCCGCGCGGCCGCGGTCTGGATCGCGGTGGATGTGAGCGCCGTCTCAGCCGCACCGCGGAATGACGCTCAATAGTTGACCGTTCAACCAGCATGACAACCGCAACCGACACCCTGGTCCTGTCCGCCGACGCGCAGGACCTGTTGTTCCGCAAGGCCCGTACCGCGAACACGTTCACCGACGAACCCGTCACCGACGAGCAGGTCGCGGCGATCTACGACCTGGTCCGGTGGGCGCCGACCGCGATGAACAGCCAGCCGCTGCGAGTCACCCTGGTGCGCAGCGACGAGGCCCGCGCCCGCCTGCTCGACCACATGGCCGAGGGCAACCGTGCCAAGACCGGCGCCGCCCCGCTGGTGGCCGTGCTGACCGCGGACACCGACTTCCACGAGCACCTGCACCGCACGTTCCCACACTTCCCGGGCGCCAAGGCCGCCTTCGCCGACGACGAGGCCCGCGAGCGCACCGCCCGGCTGAACGCGACGCTGCAGGTCGGCTACTTCATCCTCGGTGTGCGGGCGGCCGGCCTCGCCGCCGGCCCGATGACCGGCTTCGACGCCGCCGGGCTGGAGCAGGAGCTGTTCGCCGGCACCGGCCAGCGCGTGCTCGCCGTCGTCAACATCGGCCGCCCCGGCCCGGACGCGTCCTTCGCGCGCAGTCCCCGGCTCGACCTCGAGGACGTCGTCACCACCATCTGAGCACGCCCCGACCCGTTGCCCGACCCCGCACCATTCGCGCTTGACGTGCCTGTGAACGCCTCATAGGGCCACCTTGCGCGAATGGTGCGATGGTTTTGCCGCCGGGACCAATCCAGGTGGCGGGCGGCACCGAAGAACGGGAGACATGTGGTTCGGCTCACGAAGGGGACCCGGATGAGCTCCGGACAGCGACGCCTCAGCGCGGTGCAGGACGATGCCTCGTCTGCCGACGACGGGCCGGCCTCCCTCGAACAGGTCGTCTCCCAGGTCGCCCGCGGCGACGAGGAGGCGTTCGAGGACCTCTTCCGCCGGGTCAGCGGCCCCGTGCTCGGCCTGGTCCGGCGCGTGCTGCGCGACCCGGCCCAGTCCGAGGAGGTCGCCCAGGAGGTGCTCGTCGAGGTCTGGCGGACCGCCACCCGGTTCGACCCCGACCGCGGCAGCGCGACGTCCTGGATCATGACCATGGCGCACGCCCGCGCGGTGGACCGGGTGCGCTCGGCGCAGTCCGCCCGGGCCCGCGAGGAGAAGGTCGGACGGCGCGAGACCGTTCGCGAGTACGACGAGGTGGCCGAGGAGGTCGAGGTGCGGATGGAGCAGCAAGCCGTGCGCCGGTGCCTGAGTGGCCTCACCGACCTGCAACGGGAGTCCGTGCAGCTCGCCTACTACGGCGGCTACACCTACCGCGAGGTCGCCGAGCTGGTCGACGCCCCGCTCGGCACCGTGAAGACCCGCCTGCGCGACGGACTGATCCGGCTGCGCGACTGCCTGGGGGTGACGGCATGAGCCCCGACCTGCACACCCTGACCGGTGCCTACGCCACGGACTCGCTGGACGACATCGAGCGCCGCCAGTTCGAGGCGCACCTGAACGAGTGCGACGCCTGCGCCGACGAGGTGCGCAGCCTGCGGGCGGTGGGCGCCGTGCTGGGCAGCGCCGAGGCGGTCGCCGTGCCGGCGGCGCTGCACGACTCGGTGATGGCGCAGGTGCGCACCACCCGACAGCTCCCGCCGCTGGCCGACCCCGCGCAGGACCCCAGCCGCGTGCAGTCGATGCTGCACCGGGCGCGGACGACGTCCCGGGCCCTGGTCGCCGTCGCGGCCGCCCTCGTGGTGATCGCCGGCGCGCTCGGCGCGGTCGCGGTGCGCGAGCACCAGCAGGCCGGCCAGGCCCGCCAGCTCGCCACCCAGATGTCCCAGGTCATCGGCGCCCCGGACGCCCACCAGGTGGACGCGGACGGCGCCCGGGTGATCGTGTCCCCGTCCAAGCAGGAAGCGGTGTTCGTCGGGCAGAACCTGCCCGCGGTGGACGCCGACCACGTGCTGCAGCTGTGGGTGCTGAAGGACGGCGCCCGCTCGGTCGGCCTGATCGAGGGCTCGAAGCCGCTGCTGGCCACCGGGGTGGGTCCGGACGCCCAGCTCGGGGTGACCGTGGAGCCGGCCGGCGGTTCGAAGCAGCCGACCACGGACCCGGTGCTGACGGTGGACCTCACCGCCTGACGTGACCGGCCTGACGTGACCGGACTGACGCCGGACTGCCGCCGGGCAGGCAGCGGCCCGCAGGCTGACCCTCCTGATGAGGGCCTGCCGCGCTGGACGAGGCGCGGCTCCTGCGGGCCAACGGTGACTGCCTGGATCTCGCCAGCCGCTCGACGCCCGAAGGCGCCGGTGTCGGTGGTGGGATCGAAGAGCCCGTCCAAGTCGACGAGCGGCTAGCGGGTAGCCACCTCACGCGTCCGTTGAGAATTCACTAGCGGACCACCTCCTTTCCCGTGTGCGAGAACCGTACGTCGCGGCCCCCGGCCCCGCAACGAGATTCCGCTTCAGCCCGGTCAGCCCGGGTCCAGGCAGGTTCAGCGCAGGGCTGCGGTGTCCCGGGCCAGGGCCTCGATCTCGTGCCAGGCCCCCTCGGTGATCGCGGACCTCGGTGTCAGCCAGGACCCCCCGACGCACGCGACCGACGGCAGGGCCAGGTAGCTCGGCGCCGTCGCGGGCGTGATCCCGCCGGTCGGGCAGAACCGCAGGTGCGGCAGCGGTCCGGCCACGGCGGCGAGGTAGTCGCGGCCGCCGGACGCCTCGGCGGGGAAGAACTTCATCGCCCCGAGGCCGTGCTCGGCCAGCCGCATCATCTCGGTGATGGTGCTCGCGCCGGCCAGCAGCGGCAGCCCGCTGCCGAGCGCCGCGCGCAGCACGCCGTCCGGTGCGCCGGGGGTCACGATGAAGCCGGCCCCAGCCGCGGTCACGGCCTCCACCTGGGACGGCGTGATCACCGTCCCCGCGCCGACGAGCATCTCGGGGACCTGGTCCGCGACCATCTCGATCGCGGCCAGCGCGGCCGGCGTGCGCAGCGTGATCTCGATGATGCCCACCCCGCCGCGCAGCAGCGCCTGGGCCAGCGGGACGGCGTCCGCGCTGTCCTCGATCACCACGACCGGGATGACCGGCGAGACGCCGAGCACCCCGTCGACCCGCTCGACGACCCGCTCGCTCACCCGCTCGTCCACCCGCTCGTCCACTGTGCTCACCGTGCACTCTCCTGCAGGTCGGACCCTTGCGGCGCAAGGGTTCCGAAGACGTGCGCTCCCTGGTCGGCCCGTCCGACCGCTCGGCGCAGCACGCCGAACAGCTCGCGTCCGACGCCGCGCTCCTCCTGGTGGGAGGGCGCCGCAGGCTCGCGCGAGGCGAACTCGGCCGGGTCGACCAGCACGTCGAGAGTACCTGTCTCGCAGTCGATCCGGACGACGTCGCCGTCGCGGAGCCGGGCGATCGGGCCGCCGTGCACGGACTCGGGCGTGACGTGGATCGCCGCCGGCAACGCACCGGAGGCGCCCGACATCCGACCGTCGGTGACCAGCGCCACCGCGTGGCCGCGGCGCTGGAGCACCGTCAGCGATGGTGTGAGCTGGTGCAGCTCGGGCATGCCGTTCGCCGACGGGCCCTGGTCGCGGACGACGACCACGACGTCGCGGTCGAGCTCGCGCCGGGAGAACGCCTCCAGCACGGCCGTCTGGTCGGTGAAGACCCGCGCGGGGGCCTCGACCACCCGGTGCTCGGGCTTGACCGCGGAGGTCTTGATCACGGCGTGGCCGAGGGTCCCGCGCAGCACCCGCAGACCACCGTCGGTGGAGAACGGCGCGGACGCCGGACGCAGCACGTCCAGGTCGCCGCTGACCGCCGGGCCGTCGACCCAGGTCAGGGTGCCGTCGTCCGCCAGTGCCGGGCCCTGCCGGTAGCGCTGCAGGTCGTGCCCGGCGACGGTGAGCACGTCGCCGTGCAGCAGGCCCGCATCCAGCAGGGTGCCCACCAGGAACGGCGTGCCGCCGGCGCGGTGGAAGTCGTTCACGTCCGCCGTGCCGCTCGGGTAGAGCCGGGTGCAGAGCGGGACGACCGCGGACAGGTCGTCCAGGTCCTCCCAGGTGAGCTGCACGCCAGCAGCGGCCGCCATCGACACCAGGTGCATGGTGTGGTTGGTGGAGCCGCCGGTCGCCAGCAGCGCGACCGCCCCGTTGACGACGCAGCGCTCGTCGACGACGTCCCCGATGCCGTACGGCGCCTCGCTGGTCGCGATCTGCGCGACCCGGCGGGTGGCCGCCTCGGTGAGCGCAGCCCGCAGCGGGTCATCCGGGTGCACGAACGCGGCGCCGGGCAGGTGCAGGCCCATGACGTCCATCAGGAGCTGGTTGGAGTTCGCCGTCCCGTAGAACGTGCAGGTGCCCTTCGAGTGGTAGCTGGCGACCTCGGCGGCCAGCAGCTCCGGGCGCCCGACCTTGCCCTCCGCGGCCTGCCGACGGACCGACGCCTTCTCGGCGTTCGGCAGCCCGCTGGCCATCGGGCCGGCCGGCACGAACGCCGTCGGCAGGTGACCGAACGCGAGCGCCCCGGCGACCAGGCCGGGCACGATCTTGTCGCAGACGCCGAGCATCAGCGCAGCGTCGAACACGTCGTGCGACAGCGCGATCGCCGTCGACATGGCGATGACGTCGCGGCTGAACAGGCTGAGCTCCATGCCCTCGCGACCCTGGGTGATGCCGTCGCACATCGCCGGCACCCCACCCGCGACTCGTGCCACGGCCCCCGCCCCCTGCGCGGCGGCCTTGATCAGCTGCGGGTAGGTCTCGTACGGCGCGTGCGCCGAGAGCATGTCGTTGTAGGAGGTGACGATCGCGATGCTCGCGCCCTCGCCGCCGGTGAGGGCGGCCCGGTCGCTGCTGCCGCAGGCCGCGACGGCGTGCGCGAGGTTGCTGCAGCCGAGGTTCGAGCGCCGCGACGGGTTGGCCCGGGCTCGCTCGACCTGGTCGAGGTACTGCGCGCGGGTGTCCTGGCTGCGCGCGGCGATGCGTTCCGTGACGTCGTGGACGACGCGGTGCACGTTCATAGGCTTCCTGTCGCCGGCGGCCCGAGATCCGGGCCGACGGACGGCGACTCTGGCGCCCGCGATGGATGTGACCGCTACCAC contains:
- the eda gene encoding bifunctional 4-hydroxy-2-oxoglutarate aldolase/2-dehydro-3-deoxy-phosphogluconate aldolase, which gives rise to MDERVDERVSERVVERVDGVLGVSPVIPVVVIEDSADAVPLAQALLRGGVGIIEITLRTPAALAAIEMVADQVPEMLVGAGTVITPSQVEAVTAAGAGFIVTPGAPDGVLRAALGSGLPLLAGASTITEMMRLAEHGLGAMKFFPAEASGGRDYLAAVAGPLPHLRFCPTGGITPATAPSYLALPSVACVGGSWLTPRSAITEGAWHEIEALARDTAALR
- the edd gene encoding phosphogluconate dehydratase — encoded protein: MNVHRVVHDVTERIAARSQDTRAQYLDQVERARANPSRRSNLGCSNLAHAVAACGSSDRAALTGGEGASIAIVTSYNDMLSAHAPYETYPQLIKAAAQGAGAVARVAGGVPAMCDGITQGREGMELSLFSRDVIAMSTAIALSHDVFDAALMLGVCDKIVPGLVAGALAFGHLPTAFVPAGPMASGLPNAEKASVRRQAAEGKVGRPELLAAEVASYHSKGTCTFYGTANSNQLLMDVMGLHLPGAAFVHPDDPLRAALTEAATRRVAQIATSEAPYGIGDVVDERCVVNGAVALLATGGSTNHTMHLVSMAAAAGVQLTWEDLDDLSAVVPLCTRLYPSGTADVNDFHRAGGTPFLVGTLLDAGLLHGDVLTVAGHDLQRYRQGPALADDGTLTWVDGPAVSGDLDVLRPASAPFSTDGGLRVLRGTLGHAVIKTSAVKPEHRVVEAPARVFTDQTAVLEAFSRRELDRDVVVVVRDQGPSANGMPELHQLTPSLTVLQRRGHAVALVTDGRMSGASGALPAAIHVTPESVHGGPIARLRDGDVVRIDCETGTLDVLVDPAEFASREPAAPSHQEERGVGRELFGVLRRAVGRADQGAHVFGTLAPQGSDLQESAR